In Frondihabitans sp. PAMC 28766, a genomic segment contains:
- a CDS encoding zinc-binding dehydrogenase — protein sequence MSTTVGFGGSRSARQTNEESPVRAITIEKFGPAEGLALSERPEPAVVAGSVLIEVEAIGVGGVDAVIRRGTLGSSFPVGMVPGSEVAGRVTQAGEGVAGSWVGKRVWAFTGTSGAYAERAVAHLDDVTELPDALRSSDAVALGGAGPVAHFALEHARFEAGQSVLVRGAAGSLGIMALQLAAAAGASAIGVTTSSPERGRRLRDLGATRILDRTAQPAEGDDAPGAFDVVIDIVGGPELPSFVELLAPNGRFVSIGVVGGYPPADFGMTLMRLFQRSLSFATFSLDTVPMAERNAARADIFARAARGELRAVVDGILPLADAAEAHRRMDAGTVFGRIVLTP from the coding sequence GTGTCCACTACCGTCGGTTTCGGCGGCTCCCGTTCGGCCCGCCAGACGAACGAGGAGAGCCCAGTGCGCGCCATCACGATCGAGAAGTTCGGCCCCGCCGAGGGCCTGGCCCTGTCGGAGCGACCCGAGCCCGCCGTGGTCGCCGGCTCGGTGCTGATCGAGGTGGAGGCCATCGGCGTCGGCGGGGTGGACGCCGTGATCCGCCGCGGCACCCTCGGCAGCTCCTTCCCCGTCGGGATGGTGCCCGGCAGCGAGGTCGCCGGCAGGGTCACTCAGGCCGGCGAGGGGGTTGCAGGATCATGGGTCGGCAAGCGGGTCTGGGCCTTCACCGGCACCAGCGGGGCCTACGCCGAACGGGCCGTGGCACATCTCGACGACGTGACCGAGCTGCCCGATGCCCTCAGGTCGAGCGACGCCGTCGCGCTCGGCGGCGCGGGCCCGGTCGCGCACTTCGCCTTAGAGCACGCGCGCTTCGAAGCAGGTCAGTCGGTGCTCGTGCGCGGTGCGGCGGGAAGCCTCGGCATCATGGCCCTGCAGCTCGCGGCAGCGGCCGGGGCGAGCGCAATCGGCGTGACCACCTCGTCGCCCGAGCGGGGCCGGCGCCTGCGGGATCTCGGGGCGACCCGCATCCTGGATCGCACGGCGCAGCCTGCCGAGGGCGACGACGCTCCCGGCGCCTTCGACGTCGTCATCGACATCGTGGGCGGCCCCGAGCTGCCGTCGTTCGTCGAGCTGCTCGCCCCGAACGGCCGGTTCGTCTCGATCGGAGTCGTCGGGGGCTACCCGCCGGCCGACTTCGGGATGACCCTGATGCGCCTCTTCCAGCGCTCGCTCTCGTTCGCCACGTTCAGCCTCGACACCGTGCCGATGGCCGAGCGCAACGCCGCCCGGGCCGACATCTTCGCCCGCGCGGCTCGGGGTGAGCTCCGCGCCGTCGTCGACGGGATCCTGCCTCTCGCCGATGCCGCCGAGGCCCACCGCCGGATGGACGCGGGGACGGTCTTCGGGCGGATCGTGCTCACGCCCTGA
- a CDS encoding VOC family protein — translation MPGTERNEDALPPRTYPQGVPSWIDGRHADVDAAEAFYSALFGWSLSERLPPQAPGSYRIATRDGLDVGALASLADGAASGWVTYFAVDDADQTAQTVRDAGGEVFGLEDAGRGGAAGRSAFCRDDRGVLFGLWQARERLGSQYINRPGGWVFSDLRTPDPEAHLAFYRKVFGWAVMDMGPDSARMLGVPGYGDHLAATSDPHIRERQAGAPAGFADVFGAARSTDGPATWQVGFSVADRDAAAQTIERLGGRIVATADEKWTRLADALDPQGVAFTITQFVQQR, via the coding sequence ATGCCCGGAACCGAGAGAAACGAAGACGCGCTTCCGCCCCGCACCTATCCGCAGGGAGTGCCGAGCTGGATCGACGGCCGGCATGCCGACGTCGATGCCGCCGAGGCGTTCTACAGCGCGCTGTTCGGCTGGTCGCTCTCAGAGCGGCTCCCGCCGCAGGCGCCGGGGTCGTACCGCATCGCCACGCGCGACGGGCTCGACGTGGGGGCGCTGGCCTCGCTGGCCGACGGGGCAGCGTCAGGCTGGGTCACGTACTTCGCGGTGGACGACGCAGACCAGACGGCGCAGACCGTGCGCGATGCCGGAGGAGAGGTCTTCGGCCTCGAGGACGCGGGGCGAGGAGGGGCTGCCGGCCGCAGCGCGTTCTGTCGTGATGACCGCGGCGTGCTGTTCGGGCTCTGGCAGGCGCGGGAGCGCCTCGGGTCGCAGTACATCAACCGACCCGGAGGGTGGGTGTTCAGCGACCTGCGCACCCCGGATCCTGAAGCCCACCTCGCCTTCTACCGGAAGGTGTTCGGCTGGGCCGTCATGGACATGGGGCCGGATTCGGCCCGCATGCTGGGCGTGCCGGGCTACGGCGATCACCTCGCGGCGACGAGCGACCCGCACATTCGTGAGCGGCAGGCGGGTGCTCCCGCTGGTTTCGCCGACGTGTTCGGGGCCGCACGTTCGACCGACGGGCCCGCCACCTGGCAGGTCGGCTTCAGCGTGGCCGACCGCGACGCCGCGGCGCAGACGATCGAACGGCTCGGCGGCAGGATCGTCGCAACGGCCGACGAGAAGTGGACGCGTCTCGCCGACGCCCTCGACCCGCAGGGAGTGGCGTTCACGATCACCCAGTTCGTGCAGCAGAGGTGA